One window of the Xenopus tropicalis strain Nigerian chromosome 10, UCB_Xtro_10.0, whole genome shotgun sequence genome contains the following:
- the LOC101732123 gene encoding serine/threonine-protein kinase N2 — MAPEIFKGRYTRSVDWWALGVTIYKLLTGDVPFYADTDLEYLMLASREEPEYPDDLTEDTRDILENLLKKDPEQRLGAGEHGAEDVRKSPFFEGLDWEALEKKEIEPPFIPRGRAHGQPEISLKLKAQVEAKVCEEAEWALVELNYPLSSASETEEEES; from the exons ATGGCCCCGGAAATCTTCAAAGGTCGATATACAAGATCAGTCGACTGGTGGGCACTCGGAGTGACCATCTACAAACTGCTCACTGGAGAT GTACCGTTTTATGCCGATACTGATCTCGAGTACCTGATGTTAGCAAGTCGTGAGGAGCCCGAATATCCTGACGACTTAACAGAAGACACTCGAGACATATTGGAAAAT CTCCTAAAGAAAGATCCAGAGCAGCGCCTTGGGGCCGGAGAACATGGAGCCGAGGACGTGAGGAAGAGCCCATTCTTTGAG GGATTAGACTGGGAGGCTCTTGAAAAGAAAGAGATCGAGCCGCCATTTATCCCCAGAGGAAGAGCACACGGACAACCTGAAATCAGCCTTAAACTAAAGGCTCAGGTTGAAGCCAAAGTGTGCGAAGAAGCCGAATGGGCACTGGTGGAGCTGAACTACCCTTTGAGTTCAGCTTCagaaacagaagaagaagaatcATAA